The following proteins come from a genomic window of Paenibacillus spongiae:
- a CDS encoding carbohydrate ABC transporter permease: MNVLKVSKWTIAAFVLPCLLLYVGLVFVPILVSVYSGLLDWNGIGESKFIGLQNFQKLLFDDPVFWPSVRRTLMFAVFSMAEIPVALFVAILLNRFIKKPNFLVSSYFLPVILSVVIIGQLWKTIYNPASMGGMLNQVLEAVHLDSWTRSWLTDPSVAMYALYFVALWQYLGYHTLIQFTGIQNIPADIYEAAKIDGADGLKADWYITLPMNIPIIKISIVLAFIGSLQAFDMIMVMTGGGPAHATDVISTHMYNMSFLSMKYGYGSAIAAFLVGLCLLATLIINLVFNRLEKKFT; the protein is encoded by the coding sequence TTGAATGTGCTTAAAGTCTCCAAGTGGACGATAGCCGCTTTTGTTCTGCCCTGTTTGCTGCTTTACGTCGGCCTGGTGTTTGTGCCGATCCTCGTCTCGGTCTACAGCGGTCTGCTGGATTGGAACGGAATTGGCGAGTCCAAATTTATTGGGCTGCAAAATTTCCAAAAGCTGCTGTTCGACGATCCGGTATTCTGGCCTTCGGTCCGCCGAACGCTCATGTTTGCCGTGTTCTCCATGGCGGAAATTCCGGTCGCGCTGTTCGTGGCCATTCTGCTCAACCGGTTTATCAAGAAACCGAATTTTCTTGTATCCAGCTATTTTCTGCCCGTTATTTTATCGGTCGTCATCATCGGCCAACTGTGGAAAACCATCTATAATCCCGCCTCAATGGGCGGCATGCTGAACCAAGTCCTCGAAGCGGTTCATCTGGACAGCTGGACGCGGTCTTGGCTGACGGATCCAAGCGTCGCGATGTACGCGCTCTACTTTGTCGCCCTGTGGCAGTATCTGGGCTATCATACGCTGATCCAGTTCACCGGCATTCAGAATATCCCGGCCGATATCTACGAAGCGGCCAAGATCGATGGCGCCGACGGCTTGAAAGCCGACTGGTACATCACCTTACCGATGAATATTCCGATTATCAAAATATCGATCGTCCTCGCCTTTATCGGCTCCCTGCAGGCATTCGACATGATCATGGTCATGACGGGCGGCGGACCGGCACATGCGACAGACGTCATTTCCACCCATATGTACAACATGTCCTTCCTGTCCATGAAATATGGGTATGGCAGCGCGATCGCCGCTTTCCTGGTTGGTTTGTGTCTGTTGGCAACGCTAATTATCAACCTCGTCTTTAACCGACTGGAGAAAAAATTCACTTAA
- a CDS encoding extracellular solute-binding protein, which produces MKLVLAGTLALSLTACGSGGDNGNEGKSDNAAAGGTNKSDKNITITFQNIYPDPTDPKNGMMKKIVKQYETEHPNIKIELDSLNTDQQKLKLKTQAASKEVPDITVVNPAAQMKPFVEAGLFAPLNDMVEQNGLKDTFQEGILDWYTFDNNLYALPDGNNIGVVYYNKELFEQGGVEVPTTFEEMVEVVKALKAKDIQPMAIGEKDTWTGSFLFMNMLLRTNNGPGFLQDVIDGKKTFEDPAFKDAVNSFQELIQAGAFQEGATSFDYNAGENLFKTGKAAMYYMGSWATGGIETSSVNGKVGVFKFPTINGKGNPDEFMLAPGSAFAISANSKHLQETKDFLNYFMINFPKEAFAVKGAVGLAQKVEGDFKEAGYSDMAMEVLSLFKDVKGGDLAFDNTMNPGTAQGHLTSIQNLFVQKKDAADVAKEHQSAYDSNK; this is translated from the coding sequence ATGAAGCTCGTTCTGGCCGGCACACTGGCGCTTTCCTTGACTGCGTGCGGCAGCGGGGGGGATAACGGCAATGAGGGGAAATCCGATAATGCTGCCGCTGGCGGCACGAATAAATCCGATAAGAATATTACGATCACCTTCCAGAACATCTATCCGGATCCGACCGATCCGAAGAACGGCATGATGAAGAAGATCGTGAAGCAATATGAGACCGAGCATCCGAATATCAAGATCGAATTGGATTCGCTCAACACGGATCAGCAGAAGCTGAAGCTGAAGACGCAGGCTGCTTCGAAGGAAGTGCCGGACATTACCGTCGTCAATCCGGCGGCGCAGATGAAGCCTTTTGTTGAAGCCGGTTTGTTCGCGCCGCTGAACGACATGGTGGAGCAGAACGGCCTGAAGGATACGTTCCAAGAGGGAATCCTGGACTGGTATACATTCGATAACAATTTGTATGCGCTGCCAGACGGCAATAATATCGGCGTTGTTTATTATAACAAAGAGTTGTTCGAACAGGGCGGCGTGGAAGTGCCGACCACATTCGAGGAAATGGTCGAGGTCGTGAAAGCCCTAAAGGCGAAGGATATCCAGCCGATGGCGATCGGCGAGAAGGATACGTGGACGGGTTCATTCTTGTTCATGAACATGCTGCTCCGGACCAATAATGGCCCCGGCTTCCTGCAGGATGTCATTGACGGCAAGAAAACGTTCGAAGATCCGGCGTTCAAGGATGCCGTTAACAGCTTCCAAGAGCTGATTCAAGCCGGTGCCTTCCAGGAAGGGGCAACCTCATTCGATTACAATGCAGGCGAGAACCTGTTCAAGACCGGCAAAGCGGCGATGTATTACATGGGCAGCTGGGCGACCGGCGGCATTGAGACCTCTTCGGTCAATGGCAAAGTCGGCGTATTCAAATTCCCGACGATCAACGGCAAAGGCAATCCCGACGAGTTCATGCTCGCTCCGGGAAGTGCGTTCGCAATCTCGGCCAACAGCAAGCATCTGCAAGAAACGAAGGATTTCCTGAACTACTTCATGATCAATTTCCCGAAAGAAGCTTTCGCTGTGAAAGGCGCCGTAGGGCTTGCGCAGAAGGTGGAAGGCGACTTCAAAGAAGCCGGTTACTCCGACATGGCCATGGAAGTGCTCTCCCTGTTTAAGGACGTGAAGGGCGGCGACCTGGCGTTCGATAATACGATGAATCCGGGAACGGCGCAAGGCCATCTCACCAGCATCCAGAATCTTTTCGTACAGAAGAAAGATGCCGCTGACGTAGCCAAGGAGCATCAGTCCGCTTACGACAGCAACAAGTAA
- the modB gene encoding molybdate ABC transporter permease subunit translates to MSWNEFITPIVISIKIALPASILVFLLSMAAARWMAKARFTGKNIVETLLLLPLVLPPTVVGFLLLVALGRRSWIGIAYEKLFGGPIVFTLGAAVVAAVVVAFPLAYRTMRAGFEGVDRELEDSARALGASEWQVFRYITAPLAARTLTAGYILGFARGLGEFGATLMIAGNIPGQTQTIATAIYVAVDSGNMQLVWAWAGAMILLSFIMLMLANRFSRE, encoded by the coding sequence ATGAGCTGGAATGAGTTTATTACACCTATCGTCATCTCGATCAAAATAGCGCTTCCCGCAAGTATCCTCGTATTTTTACTGTCCATGGCTGCAGCCCGCTGGATGGCCAAAGCGCGTTTCACCGGCAAGAACATCGTAGAAACGCTGCTCCTGCTTCCCCTGGTTCTGCCGCCGACCGTTGTCGGCTTCCTCCTCCTTGTAGCCCTCGGCAGGCGGAGCTGGATCGGGATCGCATATGAGAAGCTGTTCGGAGGACCGATCGTATTTACACTGGGAGCCGCAGTCGTCGCCGCGGTCGTCGTCGCCTTCCCGCTCGCTTACCGGACGATGAGGGCGGGCTTCGAAGGAGTGGACCGCGAGCTGGAGGATTCGGCGCGGGCACTAGGCGCATCGGAATGGCAGGTATTCCGGTACATCACGGCCCCGTTGGCGGCCCGTACATTAACAGCCGGATATATCCTCGGCTTCGCGCGCGGACTTGGAGAGTTCGGAGCAACTCTTATGATTGCCGGAAACATTCCGGGTCAAACCCAAACGATCGCAACCGCGATTTATGTAGCGGTCGATAGCGGCAACATGCAGCTGGTTTGGGCATGGGCGGGGGCGATGATTCTTCTGTCCTTCATCATGCTCATGCTTGCGAACCGCTTCTCCAGGGAGTAA
- a CDS encoding ParM/StbA family protein, which yields MNYHFFVGNDNGNSEHDMIVDGRLIQQPNVNCTVDVLPWSEEQSPESFIKNLQEQLVVTIDSPSTRPGMYYVGKFALESGEILDNLQIGIDLKSEMDLPVVNTLAQIAAVAVQKAYEEEKKIPDQIDVEIDMATALPVTQHTDENAAKFEKRFMSGTHHVTVHLGIHRVAVKLVFSFTKVVPEATPVIFTLQKDAEGSWREGEIFKQFTETYEIDKKFNGSYFKDKRILHVDIGDGSTEYPITEGNKFLRQFVHGSHHGIGYAIEDALDDFNKQIHLPDSPRQFFSDVIKNGKHKYHARAIRTLKRPLESQARQIIQNVKRQLTKARNEIDVICVYGGGSILLNTILYPLLKELCDEREMKLLYIPAEFAVQLNAMGLDSFVRGKIYEALKSKAAQPVTAG from the coding sequence ATGAATTATCATTTTTTTGTAGGTAACGACAATGGCAACAGCGAGCATGACATGATTGTCGACGGCCGGTTAATTCAACAGCCCAATGTCAATTGTACGGTAGACGTGCTGCCGTGGAGCGAGGAACAATCCCCGGAGAGCTTCATCAAGAATCTCCAGGAGCAGTTGGTCGTTACGATCGATTCACCGTCGACGCGTCCAGGCATGTACTATGTCGGTAAATTCGCGCTGGAAAGCGGCGAAATTCTGGACAACCTGCAGATCGGCATCGATCTGAAGAGCGAGATGGATCTTCCGGTCGTGAATACGCTGGCCCAAATCGCAGCCGTAGCGGTCCAAAAGGCATATGAAGAGGAGAAGAAGATCCCGGATCAAATCGATGTCGAGATTGATATGGCGACTGCGCTGCCGGTTACGCAGCACACCGATGAGAACGCGGCGAAGTTCGAGAAGCGCTTCATGTCGGGCACGCACCATGTTACGGTTCATTTGGGTATTCACCGGGTGGCAGTGAAGCTCGTCTTCTCCTTCACGAAGGTCGTTCCGGAGGCGACGCCGGTCATCTTTACGCTGCAGAAGGATGCGGAGGGCAGCTGGCGCGAGGGCGAAATCTTCAAGCAATTTACGGAGACGTACGAAATCGATAAGAAGTTTAACGGAAGCTATTTCAAGGACAAGCGCATTCTTCATGTCGATATCGGCGACGGCTCTACGGAATATCCGATCACGGAGGGCAATAAGTTTCTCCGCCAGTTCGTCCACGGCAGCCATCACGGCATCGGCTATGCCATCGAAGATGCGCTCGATGACTTCAATAAGCAGATTCATCTCCCTGACAGCCCGCGGCAGTTCTTCAGCGATGTGATCAAGAACGGGAAGCATAAGTATCATGCCCGCGCGATCCGTACCTTGAAGCGTCCGCTCGAGAGCCAGGCCAGACAGATCATTCAGAACGTGAAGAGACAGCTTACGAAGGCGCGCAATGAAATCGACGTGATCTGCGTATACGGAGGCGGCAGCATTCTGTTGAATACGATTCTGTATCCTCTGCTGAAGGAGCTGTGCGACGAGCGGGAGATGAAGCTTCTCTACATCCCTGCGGAATTCGCGGTTCAATTGAATGCGATGGGGCTTGATTCCTTCGTCCGCGGGAAGATATATGAGGCGCTGAAGAGCAAGGCCGCTCAGCCAGTAACCGCCGGGTAG
- a CDS encoding ABC transporter ATP-binding protein, whose product MQSVVEVHNLTKMYGKESAVSEVSFTLEPNKIYGLLGRNGAGKTTIMHMITAQLFPTSGEIRVFGEAPYENTRVLSQACFIKESQKYPDTFRIADVMEVAEACFPNWDKAYAHALIKEFRLPAKRRMKKLSRGMLSSVGIIIGLASRAPLTLFDEPYLGLDAVARSMFYNHLLEDYAEHPRTIVLSTHLIDEVSQLLEHVIVINEGKLMLNEEAESLRGRALTVVGPASVVETFAAGKQIIEREAFGGLLKATVMGGLNETVLRQAKALGLETTAVSLQQLIVHLTGGNSERKAVSV is encoded by the coding sequence ATGCAGAGCGTGGTTGAAGTCCATAACCTGACGAAGATGTATGGCAAGGAATCGGCGGTAAGCGAAGTTAGCTTTACCTTAGAGCCTAACAAAATATACGGGCTGCTGGGAAGGAACGGCGCCGGTAAGACGACCATTATGCACATGATTACGGCACAGCTGTTCCCTACATCCGGTGAGATTCGCGTATTCGGGGAAGCGCCTTATGAGAACACTCGCGTCCTCAGTCAAGCCTGTTTTATTAAGGAAAGCCAGAAATACCCTGATACTTTCCGGATCGCAGACGTGATGGAGGTTGCGGAGGCTTGCTTTCCTAATTGGGATAAGGCATATGCGCATGCGTTGATCAAGGAGTTCCGGCTGCCAGCAAAACGCAGGATGAAGAAGCTGTCCCGGGGAATGCTCTCCTCCGTTGGCATCATCATCGGGCTTGCGAGCCGCGCACCGTTGACGTTGTTCGATGAGCCGTATCTGGGACTCGATGCGGTGGCCAGAAGCATGTTCTATAATCACTTGCTTGAGGACTATGCGGAGCATCCGCGGACCATTGTCTTATCCACTCACTTGATCGACGAAGTGAGCCAGCTTCTGGAGCATGTGATCGTCATCAACGAAGGGAAGCTTATGCTGAATGAAGAAGCCGAAAGTCTTCGCGGCCGGGCACTAACGGTCGTAGGTCCTGCGTCAGTAGTCGAGACGTTCGCGGCAGGCAAGCAAATCATTGAACGGGAAGCTTTCGGAGGGCTGCTTAAAGCCACTGTAATGGGCGGATTGAATGAGACAGTGCTCAGGCAGGCGAAGGCGCTCGGACTCGAGACGACGGCCGTCTCGCTCCAGCAGCTAATCGTTCATCTTACGGGCGGCAATTCGGAGAGGAAAGCGGTGAGCGTATAA
- a CDS encoding GntR family transcriptional regulator yields the protein MTLIMDDSRPIFVQIAERIEEDIIAETLLEETQVPSTNAFASFYQINPATAAKGVNLLVDQGILYKKRGIGMFVAEGAREKLVEKRREQFYEQYVVKMIQEANKLGITSQQLADMIRRGDV from the coding sequence ATGACATTGATCATGGACGACAGCCGTCCGATCTTCGTACAGATCGCAGAACGGATTGAAGAAGACATCATTGCAGAAACGCTGCTCGAAGAAACACAGGTGCCTTCGACCAACGCGTTTGCTTCGTTCTATCAGATTAACCCGGCGACAGCCGCGAAGGGCGTTAATTTGCTCGTTGATCAAGGGATTTTGTACAAGAAGCGGGGGATCGGCATGTTTGTTGCGGAAGGCGCGCGCGAGAAGCTGGTGGAGAAGCGGAGAGAACAGTTCTATGAGCAGTATGTCGTGAAGATGATCCAGGAAGCGAATAAGCTCGGCATAACGTCGCAGCAGCTGGCGGATATGATTCGGAGAGGGGATGTGTAG
- a CDS encoding YheC/YheD family protein, with amino-acid sequence MYSKRYKSNTLRGKLRVCRYLSADKSTSGMVPYTVKFTESNLKRMTEKYSTLYMKPDIGSLGIGVYKLNRTSNGFQLHRISGKKQISKTFKTLSGLFHHVKSLEKNKRMIIQKAIRLDRVEGRPYDIRMMIQRKPGGAWRCTGFMVKVGSRHKIVTNYYQGGKIYTIHKLLKKKGFSKESSAARIESLTRKGITVANVLSRKRSGMREMGIDFAYDGDNALWILEVNSNHPQFHPIKKLDRESYNRMMEYARSYGRYNAK; translated from the coding sequence TTGTACTCGAAAAGATATAAGAGCAATACGCTCAGAGGGAAGCTCCGAGTGTGCCGGTACTTATCCGCCGATAAATCGACGAGCGGCATGGTTCCTTATACGGTCAAATTTACGGAATCGAACTTGAAACGAATGACCGAGAAATACAGCACGCTCTACATGAAACCGGATATCGGTTCACTTGGCATCGGAGTATATAAATTGAACCGAACGTCGAATGGCTTCCAGCTCCATCGGATATCGGGGAAGAAACAAATCTCGAAGACGTTCAAGACGCTGTCGGGTCTGTTTCATCATGTGAAATCCCTGGAGAAAAATAAGCGCATGATTATTCAAAAAGCGATTCGGCTCGACCGGGTGGAAGGACGTCCCTACGATATTCGGATGATGATCCAGCGCAAGCCCGGAGGGGCCTGGAGATGCACGGGCTTCATGGTCAAAGTAGGATCCCGCCATAAAATCGTCACCAACTATTATCAAGGCGGCAAGATCTATACCATTCACAAATTGCTAAAGAAAAAGGGATTCTCCAAAGAGAGTTCCGCTGCACGGATCGAATCATTGACCCGCAAAGGAATAACCGTCGCCAACGTATTGAGCCGCAAACGGTCCGGCATGCGCGAGATGGGGATCGACTTTGCCTATGATGGGGACAATGCACTCTGGATCCTGGAGGTCAATTCCAACCATCCGCAGTTCCATCCCATCAAGAAGCTGGATCGCGAATCGTATAATCGCATGATGGAATATGCCAGAAGCTATGGTAGATATAACGCCAAGTAA
- a CDS encoding MFS transporter: protein MKNKFMNSPIAYALGMFAIMIPSTAFGSFYSYYYVEKLGLGVGLATLARTIYLIWDAVNQPIFGYLSDRTRTRYGRRRPWLMSAIPLFMLTFILVFAVPEGMTGYSLFTWFLVALILYEGVATMLWVNYGALFPELFRGERLRAKASAVQQGFQIVALLIGTALTPILYDALGFGSMAVVYALAFALFMLLFLRYVREGEEARLEPPLRMKEAFRETLKNRTFWIFNIANSFAQTVNGLVSSMIPFYAKYVLHIPEAQVSILLASVFVSVIPLVAVWYVIARRLGGIRSWRLSLAIYGLSVIPLGFGFNLITGIVAGIAVGFGLAGFLVTPPVVSSQIIDEDFERTGRRREGVYTAVGGFITRSSGLISALAFWVVGMIFGYVSGDNPGPNPEGTFRVLISIVPLGLLLIAFVVSLWIRMPGRSLSGRKD, encoded by the coding sequence ATGAAAAATAAGTTTATGAACTCACCGATCGCTTATGCGCTTGGGATGTTCGCGATCATGATTCCGAGTACGGCCTTTGGTTCGTTCTATAGCTATTATTATGTGGAGAAGCTGGGCTTGGGCGTTGGATTGGCGACATTGGCACGTACGATTTACCTGATCTGGGATGCGGTCAACCAGCCGATATTCGGCTATTTGTCCGACCGTACCCGTACCCGTTATGGACGTCGAAGGCCGTGGCTGATGTCTGCCATTCCGCTCTTCATGCTTACCTTTATCCTCGTGTTCGCCGTTCCGGAGGGGATGACGGGTTACAGTCTATTCACATGGTTCCTGGTTGCGTTGATCCTGTATGAGGGCGTGGCTACGATGCTATGGGTGAACTATGGCGCGTTGTTTCCGGAGCTCTTCAGAGGCGAGCGGCTGCGGGCGAAAGCCTCCGCGGTGCAGCAGGGGTTTCAGATTGTCGCGCTGCTGATCGGGACTGCGCTTACGCCAATCCTTTACGATGCGTTGGGGTTCGGTTCAATGGCGGTTGTTTACGCGCTAGCTTTTGCGTTGTTCATGCTGCTCTTTCTTCGCTATGTAAGGGAAGGGGAAGAGGCCCGTCTGGAACCGCCTCTGCGGATGAAGGAAGCCTTCCGGGAAACGTTGAAAAACCGGACGTTCTGGATTTTTAATATCGCCAACTCCTTTGCTCAGACCGTCAACGGGCTGGTCAGCTCGATGATTCCCTTTTACGCGAAGTATGTGCTCCATATCCCGGAAGCACAAGTGTCGATCCTTCTTGCATCCGTGTTTGTATCGGTCATCCCTCTGGTCGCCGTATGGTACGTCATTGCGCGCAGACTAGGAGGGATACGAAGCTGGCGGCTTTCATTGGCCATATACGGCCTGTCCGTTATTCCATTAGGATTCGGATTTAATTTGATCACCGGAATCGTGGCAGGGATTGCGGTCGGTTTCGGTTTAGCCGGGTTTCTCGTTACGCCTCCCGTCGTGAGCAGCCAAATCATCGATGAGGATTTCGAACGGACCGGGCGAAGGAGGGAAGGCGTCTATACGGCCGTCGGCGGATTCATCACCCGCTCAAGCGGGCTTATATCAGCGCTTGCCTTCTGGGTGGTCGGCATGATATTCGGCTATGTCAGCGGCGATAATCCGGGTCCTAATCCGGAAGGGACATTTCGAGTATTGATCAGTATCGTACCGCTTGGTCTGCTGCTAATCGCTTTCGTGGTCTCCCTCTGGATCAGAATGCCCGGTCGCAGCCTGTCTGGCCGAAAGGATTGA
- a CDS encoding BclA C-terminal domain-containing protein, which translates to MKAKKISGLTAAVVLATAILGQTAWGQPAGGSPSVIAITSAAPVYIQGEKLHASTMPVTVNGAYYLPLRAIAEALDLKVEWKSDTNAIYIATGVSASSSDKAAAEPGQGEAPGRSLKAAVSTGEIFIDGQQTELLDTAGKRVYPTLIEGTFYLPLRSLGQALGLNVAWDNVNKKITIEKQQSSGGQQGEKGETGPQGAPGPKGDKGDKGEEGDTGPQGPAGSSGSGSQGPKGDTGAQGPVGPAGPIGPAGPQGDPGPVGPQGPAGPAGATGPIGPQGIQGIQGPQGEPGEKGDTGPAGTAKLPYAFASNISGAVIAVVLGGTSIPLPGQKLGTGITVDGSNTVFTVSEAGTYYISYSINLTASLLASSRLLINGMQDTPSTVSPMLSRDHFLASTIVNLQAGSTVSLQLFGLLGAATLLSNSQGAALTIIKIQ; encoded by the coding sequence GTGAAAGCGAAAAAAATCAGCGGGTTGACCGCAGCCGTCGTCCTTGCAACGGCAATTCTGGGCCAGACGGCTTGGGGGCAGCCGGCAGGCGGCAGTCCAAGCGTAATTGCCATAACTAGCGCAGCCCCGGTTTACATCCAAGGCGAGAAGCTGCACGCAAGTACAATGCCGGTTACGGTAAATGGCGCTTATTATCTCCCTCTGCGGGCAATCGCGGAAGCTCTTGATTTGAAAGTGGAATGGAAATCGGACACCAACGCGATTTATATTGCAACGGGCGTTTCGGCCAGTTCATCCGATAAGGCGGCGGCAGAGCCGGGTCAAGGGGAAGCCCCGGGCAGGAGCTTGAAGGCGGCAGTAAGCACAGGTGAAATCTTCATCGACGGACAGCAAACAGAGCTTCTTGATACGGCCGGCAAACGGGTTTACCCTACCCTGATCGAAGGGACCTTCTACTTGCCCTTAAGGTCCTTGGGACAAGCGCTCGGACTGAATGTAGCCTGGGATAATGTGAATAAGAAAATTACGATCGAGAAGCAGCAATCGAGCGGTGGCCAACAGGGAGAGAAAGGCGAAACAGGGCCGCAAGGAGCACCCGGACCTAAGGGAGATAAGGGAGATAAAGGGGAAGAGGGCGATACCGGACCGCAAGGACCAGCGGGTTCCAGCGGCTCAGGATCGCAGGGGCCAAAAGGAGATACAGGCGCGCAAGGGCCTGTTGGGCCAGCTGGACCGATTGGACCGGCTGGGCCGCAGGGCGATCCTGGGCCCGTTGGGCCGCAAGGACCGGCTGGACCTGCCGGAGCTACTGGACCGATTGGACCGCAGGGCATACAAGGCATTCAAGGGCCGCAAGGAGAACCCGGCGAGAAAGGCGATACCGGACCGGCTGGAACCGCCAAGCTGCCCTACGCTTTCGCATCAAATATTAGCGGCGCAGTAATAGCAGTCGTATTAGGAGGAACCAGCATCCCGCTGCCCGGACAGAAATTGGGTACCGGCATAACGGTGGACGGGAGCAACACTGTTTTTACAGTTAGTGAAGCAGGAACGTATTACATTTCTTATTCCATTAACTTGACAGCGAGTCTTCTGGCGAGCAGCAGATTGCTCATAAACGGCATGCAAGACACTCCAAGTACAGTTTCACCAATGTTGTCGCGCGATCATTTCTTGGCGAGCACCATCGTTAATTTACAAGCAGGATCCACCGTTTCACTCCAGTTATTCGGCTTGCTTGGTGCTGCTACGTTACTATCAAACAGCCAGGGAGCCGCTCTTACGATTATAAAGATTCAATAA